One genomic segment of Candidatus Poribacteria bacterium includes these proteins:
- a CDS encoding BamA/TamA family outer membrane protein produces the protein MTYFILFLCCFFFSSVYADAPIEITSTRVAEIEYQIDKQPVTSTTEQLNILRNQTAVGIGDAFSRYAIQQSVKALYATQQYAQIHVYAQDGIDGVTLTYQLTPFARIEEIMILGVSDSEFRVAIDEVLTSKPEGTYIPEIIKTDISRIKRVCEDYGYFGASVAVSDIPSEVESQESGNHRPASVRLIYEITLGDASSIKELQIQGNSAIPTYRLEAACTFSRQHPVYNKSGVDADVALMQAIYRENNYPTATIAPTFFRETGVLRFEVSEGKRVNFKFVTDDGEVPLSLQDTFRADIVPLITTSTTAVWERRIKSYFKAAGYHDTTVDEEVVDASEIMLTINPGMQYVVSRVSFAGNRAFSDVELLREMTIKPIIGFIPNLQARITKGLFRREQRQFFFEQELDTDVHKLSLLYGRAGYPNAAIRATLDKQKSEGQTVGEIGIRIIIVEEHKEMIHRWDIGGNWALDTATLLERLQDELPLPQPNTSLKRNVYQDAILKAYRELGYIDAVVIGTYLPETETPVFQTAGDFSASLTEGKLPLEVRNTFRKHNLGLEGVFVATNVGERWSLQDFEGNPRYTLIQRATHLEVFEHGILRLTVVTEGEQVAFGRFYFEGDTDVVMQHVLEREVRHLEGTLWTSAKLSRAQQSLYSLGLFRGVQAERLRIEQLTGQNEVGENLKTNSVSIRVEKHESRAYSIGGGYSLAEGPRLTGELTDSNFLFKRNIRGRLRAGIGWRNELGYLLNATLTKPWLIGRTRGSLQLSARKLEIDDYVRALQGSFILSRRLSQFDYVDLRYSYRDLSQPVPPLMQDDQPVSALLQEWDPYQTTVSSLRFSWTYDSRVRYLNPTDGMYNALTLEYAGGFLQGETGFVKTTTDTRYYQKLVGGLVLATALRLGVTSGLRSNRRAELISFERFWAGGSTTVRGYAERSLGPADRTGIHRGDVQFIFNTELRFPIYSALRGAVFFDTGNVWGSLEDANTSTRLPSSVGTGVYVDLGALTAGIDYAIPFGYAPATVTNRLHLRLGSTF, from the coding sequence ATGACTTATTTTATCCTATTCTTGTGCTGCTTTTTTTTTAGCTCTGTGTATGCGGACGCACCCATAGAAATCACAAGCACGCGCGTTGCAGAGATAGAATATCAGATTGATAAGCAACCTGTAACGTCAACTACAGAACAACTCAACATTCTCAGAAACCAGACAGCGGTAGGAATTGGTGATGCGTTCTCTCGGTACGCTATTCAACAAAGCGTTAAGGCACTCTACGCGACACAGCAGTATGCTCAAATCCATGTCTATGCCCAAGATGGTATTGATGGGGTTACGCTAACCTATCAACTGACCCCTTTCGCACGTATCGAAGAAATCATGATCCTCGGTGTTTCGGACAGTGAATTTAGAGTCGCCATCGACGAGGTATTGACATCGAAACCGGAAGGTACATATATCCCTGAAATCATCAAGACCGATATTAGCCGTATTAAGCGGGTGTGCGAAGATTATGGGTATTTTGGCGCAAGTGTCGCAGTTTCAGATATCCCATCCGAAGTTGAATCGCAGGAATCAGGGAACCATCGTCCCGCCAGCGTCAGGTTAATCTATGAGATAACCTTGGGCGATGCCTCGTCTATTAAGGAGTTGCAAATTCAGGGAAATTCTGCTATTCCCACGTACCGACTTGAAGCCGCTTGCACCTTCAGCCGGCAGCATCCGGTTTATAACAAATCCGGTGTGGATGCCGATGTAGCATTGATGCAAGCGATTTATCGAGAAAATAACTATCCGACTGCTACTATCGCACCGACCTTTTTCCGTGAAACCGGTGTGCTGCGATTTGAGGTGAGTGAAGGCAAGCGCGTGAATTTTAAGTTCGTTACGGATGACGGTGAAGTTCCCTTATCGCTTCAAGATACGTTCAGGGCAGATATAGTTCCGCTAATAACTACTTCCACAACTGCTGTGTGGGAACGGCGGATAAAATCTTATTTTAAAGCGGCGGGTTATCATGACACAACTGTGGACGAGGAAGTCGTGGATGCTTCAGAAATCATGCTTACGATTAACCCTGGGATGCAATATGTGGTCAGTCGTGTCAGTTTTGCGGGGAATCGTGCGTTTTCGGATGTAGAACTCCTCCGGGAAATGACGATAAAACCGATTATAGGTTTTATACCGAATCTGCAAGCCCGCATCACCAAAGGGCTGTTCCGACGAGAACAGCGGCAGTTTTTTTTTGAACAAGAACTTGATACAGATGTGCATAAGTTGAGTCTTTTATATGGGAGAGCGGGTTATCCGAATGCGGCTATCAGAGCGACCCTCGATAAACAGAAATCAGAAGGTCAGACCGTCGGTGAAATCGGCATACGTATTATCATTGTTGAGGAACATAAGGAGATGATCCACCGGTGGGACATCGGTGGGAATTGGGCATTGGATACTGCTACGCTTCTCGAACGCTTGCAAGACGAACTTCCACTTCCACAACCGAATACATCCCTCAAGCGGAATGTCTACCAAGATGCGATTCTGAAAGCCTATCGTGAACTCGGATACATTGATGCCGTCGTCATTGGCACCTACCTGCCAGAGACGGAAACACCCGTTTTTCAAACAGCAGGTGATTTTTCGGCATCCCTCACAGAAGGCAAACTCCCCTTAGAAGTTCGGAATACCTTTAGAAAGCATAACCTTGGACTTGAAGGCGTTTTCGTAGCTACCAATGTTGGTGAACGCTGGAGCCTCCAAGACTTTGAGGGTAACCCTCGCTATACACTGATACAACGGGCAACGCACCTTGAAGTTTTTGAACACGGTATTCTCCGCCTTACTGTGGTTACAGAAGGTGAACAGGTGGCGTTTGGAAGATTCTATTTTGAAGGTGATACGGATGTGGTAATGCAGCATGTGCTTGAACGGGAGGTCCGACATCTTGAAGGAACGCTTTGGACATCGGCGAAGTTAAGCCGTGCGCAACAAAGCCTCTACAGTTTGGGACTTTTTCGTGGTGTCCAGGCGGAGCGTCTCAGAATCGAACAACTCACGGGTCAAAATGAGGTCGGAGAAAATCTTAAAACCAATTCCGTTTCGATAAGAGTAGAGAAACATGAGTCGCGAGCGTATAGTATCGGTGGTGGCTATAGTTTGGCAGAGGGTCCTCGCTTGACAGGTGAGTTGACGGACAGCAATTTTCTGTTTAAGAGGAACATCCGAGGACGCTTGCGTGCGGGGATCGGATGGCGGAATGAGTTAGGGTATCTCTTGAATGCAACGCTCACCAAGCCGTGGCTTATCGGACGCACGCGTGGCAGTCTACAGTTATCTGCGAGGAAATTGGAGATAGACGATTACGTGCGGGCACTGCAAGGGAGTTTCATCCTCAGTAGGCGACTATCGCAATTTGACTACGTTGATTTACGATATAGCTACCGAGACTTGAGCCAACCGGTTCCACCCCTGATGCAAGACGACCAGCCGGTGTCTGCCCTATTGCAAGAATGGGATCCGTATCAGACGACTGTCAGTAGTTTGCGTTTCTCTTGGACCTATGATAGCCGTGTGCGATACCTAAACCCTACAGACGGTATGTATAATGCACTTACACTTGAATATGCGGGTGGTTTTTTGCAAGGGGAAACAGGTTTCGTCAAAACAACAACCGACACACGTTATTATCAGAAGCTTGTGGGTGGTCTTGTGTTAGCGACGGCCCTTCGACTGGGTGTTACGAGTGGCTTGCGTTCCAATCGACGGGCGGAACTCATCTCTTTTGAGCGGTTTTGGGCGGGCGGTAGTACGACGGTGCGAGGCTATGCGGAACGTTCTCTGGGTCCAGCAGACAGGACGGGTATTCATCGTGGCGATGTGCAGTTCATTTTTAATACAGAGCTGCGGTTTCCGATCTATTCTGCGCTCCGCGGTGCTGTCTTTTTTGATACGGGAAATGTCTGGGGTTCGTTGGAGGATGCTAACACCTCAACGCGTCTGCCATCTTCCGTCGGTACTGGAGTTTATGTGGATTTAGGTGCTTTGACTGCTGGCATCGATTATGCGATTCCGTTTGGATACGCTCCAGCCACTGTTACGAATAGGCTTCACCTGCGTCTTGGGAGTACGTTTTAA
- a CDS encoding ABC transporter permease gives MFEDILSATIRGATPLLLAASGEVISQRAGVLNIGIEGMMLFGAFFGMVGSFYTAELVMIAPWFGLLMAGLSGLLAAALFALFAIRLRGDQVIIGTAMTLLALGLTEVIYQQLFGETGMAQGVPAFQQIDIPLLSQVPFIGSALFAHNVLVYIAFLSVPCVYFFLYHTQPGLRIRACGEHPRAIAAAGANVLRLRTMCLLFAGAMAGIAGGYLSLADVPYFTPGMTVGRGFIALAIVIFGKWHPVKACGAALLFGLGTALDARFQALGWGIPYQVFLMLPYVLCLAVLAGFVGRAEAPLALGRPYEQSE, from the coding sequence ATGTTTGAAGATATTCTTTCAGCAACAATTCGGGGAGCAACCCCACTCCTACTCGCCGCATCAGGTGAGGTCATCTCCCAGCGCGCCGGTGTGCTGAACATCGGTATCGAAGGGATGATGCTCTTCGGGGCATTTTTCGGGATGGTTGGCTCGTTCTACACAGCAGAACTCGTTATGATTGCACCGTGGTTCGGGCTTTTGATGGCAGGACTCAGCGGGCTTCTCGCCGCCGCACTCTTTGCGCTATTCGCAATAAGACTGCGTGGCGACCAAGTCATCATCGGCACAGCAATGACACTCTTGGCATTAGGATTGACTGAGGTTATCTATCAGCAGCTCTTTGGCGAAACAGGAATGGCACAAGGCGTACCAGCGTTTCAGCAAATAGATATTCCTCTGCTCTCACAGGTCCCTTTTATCGGGAGTGCGCTGTTTGCACACAATGTTCTCGTCTACATTGCATTCTTGTCGGTGCCTTGTGTCTATTTCTTCCTCTACCATACGCAACCGGGACTCCGCATACGCGCCTGCGGTGAGCATCCAAGAGCAATCGCCGCTGCCGGTGCTAACGTCCTCCGTCTGAGAACAATGTGTTTATTATTCGCCGGAGCGATGGCAGGTATCGCTGGCGGCTATCTCTCCCTCGCCGATGTCCCGTATTTTACACCCGGCATGACAGTCGGTCGTGGGTTTATTGCTTTAGCGATTGTCATCTTTGGGAAGTGGCATCCTGTGAAGGCGTGCGGTGCAGCGTTGCTTTTCGGACTCGGTACAGCCCTCGATGCACGGTTTCAAGCACTGGGATGGGGTATTCCGTATCAGGTATTCTTAATGCTACCTTACGTCCTCTGCTTAGCAGTTTTAGCAGGTTTTGTCGGGCGTGCCGAAGCACCCCTCGCGTTAGGAAGACCCTACGAACAATCAGAGTAG
- a CDS encoding Uma2 family endonuclease, whose product MAMFEKEGCLGYVPTEEHSLYPETDGKPMAASDEHRRVLIGILRGLESFFRDTPDVYVSGDILMYYVQGDPRRVVSPDVLVTFGIGRKARRTYQVWVEGKPPDFVMELSSKTTYQGDLTEKLDLYAELGVSEYFLADIEGLYLPSPLMGFRLVAGQYQAVSPDAAGSIHALSLGLDVHCVDGDLQFYDPVKDEWLQLPEVVAETRAEEATVRAEEATARAEAESLARQEATVRAQAAESLARQEAMARAEAESENARLRAELARLRGTRSNS is encoded by the coding sequence ATGGCGATGTTTGAAAAGGAAGGATGTCTCGGCTATGTCCCGACCGAAGAACACAGCCTCTATCCAGAAACTGACGGTAAACCGATGGCAGCAAGTGACGAGCATAGACGTGTGTTGATAGGGATCCTCCGAGGACTTGAGTCGTTTTTTCGTGACACCCCAGATGTGTATGTCTCTGGGGATATCCTGATGTATTATGTTCAAGGGGACCCGCGTCGCGTCGTATCGCCGGATGTACTTGTCACTTTCGGGATAGGTCGGAAGGCGCGTCGGACGTATCAGGTCTGGGTAGAAGGCAAACCCCCAGATTTCGTGATGGAGTTGTCGAGCAAAACCACATATCAAGGAGACTTGACGGAGAAGTTAGATCTTTACGCTGAGTTAGGGGTTTCGGAGTATTTCTTGGCGGATATAGAAGGTCTGTATCTACCTTCGCCTTTGATGGGTTTTCGGTTAGTAGCCGGTCAGTATCAGGCAGTGTCGCCGGATGCGGCTGGTAGCATTCACGCGTTGAGTCTGGGTTTAGATGTGCATTGTGTGGACGGGGATTTACAGTTTTATGATCCTGTCAAAGATGAATGGCTTCAGCTGCCCGAAGTGGTAGCAGAAACCCGTGCTGAGGAAGCGACTGTCCGTGCTGAGGAGGCGACTGCCCGTGCTGAGGCGGAGTCGCTCGCCCGCCAGGAGGCGACCGTCCGTGCGCAAGCTGCGGAGTCGCTCGCCCGTCAGGAGGCGATGGCTCGCGCTGAGGCAGAGTCGGAAAACGCACGCCTCCGCGCCGAACTCGCCCGATTACGAGGCACCAGAAGTAATAGTTGA
- a CDS encoding ABC transporter permease, which yields MKRINLRWALTPAIILVSAFVTNAIIMLLSHYNPLEAYQAAVSGAFGNGRKFGETLVKSTPFLMAGLSVAMAFRCGIWNIGAEGQFLIGALTATWFGTKLAPIFPQTPWIAVPICLCFAAFAGGIWGLIPAVLKVTRGVNEVISTIMLNYVALHLVGMMIDGGPLQEAAQRGPQSDRIAEWVFLPRIIPPHRVHLGIILAVVLAIILTFVLFRTAFGFQLRAVGEGAAAAEAAGISIVHNTLRVFFISGALAGLGGAIELTALTRRLFLNFSPGYGYTAIAVALLAKLNPLVTVAAALLFGALTTGSYSMQREVGISDKVTLVMQATILLFVIGYSSVQLFRKRASSHSEVKKEEA from the coding sequence ATGAAAAGAATCAACCTTCGCTGGGCTCTAACACCTGCCATAATCCTCGTAAGTGCGTTTGTTACAAACGCCATCATAATGTTGTTATCCCACTATAACCCGCTGGAAGCCTATCAGGCAGCCGTAAGTGGCGCTTTCGGCAACGGACGCAAGTTCGGAGAGACACTCGTGAAAAGCACACCGTTTTTGATGGCTGGGCTTTCGGTCGCGATGGCATTCCGATGTGGAATCTGGAATATCGGTGCCGAGGGGCAATTTCTGATAGGTGCACTCACAGCGACGTGGTTCGGAACAAAACTCGCTCCAATTTTCCCGCAAACCCCGTGGATTGCCGTGCCAATTTGTCTCTGCTTCGCGGCATTCGCAGGTGGAATCTGGGGACTCATTCCCGCAGTTCTCAAGGTGACGCGCGGGGTCAACGAAGTTATCAGTACGATTATGTTGAACTACGTCGCCCTTCATCTGGTGGGTATGATGATAGACGGAGGGCCATTGCAGGAAGCGGCGCAACGCGGTCCACAGAGCGACCGAATAGCCGAATGGGTGTTCTTGCCTCGCATTATTCCACCGCATCGGGTCCACCTCGGCATTATTCTCGCTGTGGTACTGGCGATTATCCTTACGTTTGTCCTCTTTCGGACGGCATTCGGATTTCAACTCCGCGCCGTAGGAGAAGGCGCAGCTGCAGCAGAAGCCGCAGGAATCTCGATTGTTCACAACACCCTCCGCGTCTTTTTCATCAGCGGCGCACTTGCAGGACTCGGCGGCGCAATTGAACTCACTGCATTGACCCGCCGACTCTTTCTCAACTTCTCACCCGGATACGGTTACACGGCAATTGCTGTCGCACTGTTAGCGAAACTGAATCCGTTGGTAACGGTCGCTGCTGCCCTTCTATTCGGTGCTTTGACGACGGGTTCGTATAGTATGCAGCGGGAGGTCGGTATCTCTGACAAAGTAACGCTGGTGATGCAAGCGACAATCCTACTTTTCGTTATCGGTTATAGTTCTGTTCAATTGTTCCGCAAGCGTGCCTCCTCGCATTCTGAGGTGAAAAAAGAAGAGGCATGA
- a CDS encoding ABC transporter ATP-binding protein has protein sequence MTRLNSLKSILELRSITKTFGDIVAVDSVDFELQAGEIHAILGENGAGKSTLMNLIYGLYQPSAGRIYVTDRENWRYRLHAKSPRDAIANGIGMVHQHFMLIENLTVAENIALALGQLRTDRKEGLKSLFDASTLPFFHSLWFKKEEAIHITEALSEQFGLSVDPSALVRSLSVGLKQRVEILKALAVDARILILDEPTAVLSPQEVEGFFTVLRKLQADGRAIIFISHKMKEVLEISDRITVLRRGKKVYLGPTGELTARELAREMVGEDIEDVQRSANSEHENEPPETVLQLTNLTVLGDRNEVAVSDVSMETHRGEIVGIAGVDGNGQRELAEAIIGLRHTASGTINILGANPKGTKAVRQRGVGYIPEDRQTTGVIAAFSVTENLLLNVTHLRNLAHYNILNQKQKQEIAVQLIADYDIRPPIADIPASSLSGGNQQKIVLAREISLQPDLLIAVNPTRGLDVNAAHYVHENLLAQREKKKSVLLISTELDEVLLLSDRLYVMSRGTLIEATEQRNDIEALGLLMTGEGL, from the coding sequence ATGACCAGATTAAATAGTTTAAAAAGTATCCTTGAACTTCGGAGTATCACAAAAACCTTCGGCGACATCGTCGCAGTTGATAGCGTTGATTTTGAATTACAAGCCGGTGAGATCCACGCCATCTTAGGCGAGAACGGTGCCGGTAAGTCCACGCTGATGAATCTCATCTATGGACTCTACCAACCATCAGCAGGACGCATTTATGTCACGGATCGCGAAAACTGGCGGTATAGATTACACGCCAAGTCACCACGCGATGCGATCGCCAACGGTATCGGTATGGTGCATCAACATTTCATGCTGATTGAAAACCTCACAGTCGCCGAAAATATCGCCTTGGCTCTTGGACAACTGCGGACAGATAGGAAGGAGGGGTTGAAATCTCTTTTCGACGCTTCCACGCTTCCATTCTTCCACTCCCTTTGGTTCAAGAAGGAGGAGGCTATTCATATCACTGAAGCACTCTCCGAACAGTTCGGCTTGAGTGTTGATCCAAGTGCGCTGGTCCGCAGTCTATCCGTGGGCTTAAAGCAACGCGTAGAGATCCTAAAAGCACTCGCTGTTGATGCGCGTATCCTAATCCTTGACGAACCCACAGCCGTCCTCAGCCCACAAGAGGTCGAAGGTTTCTTCACGGTCCTTCGCAAACTCCAAGCAGACGGTCGCGCCATCATCTTCATTAGCCACAAAATGAAAGAGGTTTTAGAGATTAGCGATAGGATAACCGTTTTAAGGCGCGGTAAAAAGGTCTATCTTGGTCCGACCGGAGAACTGACTGCACGGGAACTCGCAAGGGAGATGGTTGGAGAAGACATCGAGGATGTCCAACGTTCAGCCAATTCAGAACATGAAAACGAGCCGCCGGAAACCGTACTCCAACTTACAAATCTGACAGTCCTCGGTGATCGCAATGAGGTCGCAGTTTCTGATGTCTCTATGGAGACCCACCGCGGCGAAATCGTCGGTATCGCTGGCGTTGATGGCAACGGGCAGCGCGAACTCGCCGAGGCAATCATAGGTTTACGACACACCGCATCTGGAACGATAAACATTTTAGGTGCTAACCCTAAAGGCACAAAAGCTGTGCGACAGCGCGGGGTCGGCTATATCCCTGAAGATAGACAAACAACAGGTGTCATTGCAGCCTTCTCAGTCACGGAGAACCTCCTGCTAAACGTAACACACCTCAGAAACCTCGCACACTATAATATCCTCAACCAAAAGCAAAAACAAGAAATAGCGGTGCAGCTGATCGCCGATTACGACATCCGTCCACCTATCGCTGATATTCCTGCATCATCTCTCTCCGGGGGCAACCAACAGAAAATCGTCCTTGCCCGAGAAATCTCGCTGCAACCCGATCTCCTTATTGCCGTTAACCCGACACGCGGTTTAGATGTCAACGCCGCGCACTACGTCCATGAGAATCTATTGGCACAACGCGAGAAAAAAAAATCCGTTTTATTAATTTCAACAGAACTTGACGAGGTTTTACTATTGAGCGACCGGCTCTACGTTATGTCCAGAGGCACACTCATCGAAGCCACTGAACAGCGCAATGACATTGAGGCACTCGGATTATTAATGACGGGGGAAGGGTTATGA
- a CDS encoding PmoA family protein — translation MKNNFEVKINAKTHLVFQSETGRCLGGVGANFYRPFVFPFYTPAGHTVVQEFAFDHPFHNGIFVGQGPVQVGDREAGFWASPPRRSFTDKVFEKLGRMDTQKDIDITPHETGVQFVQNVIWRDEHEEPLIDEIRTVNLYALSDATVCDMTSEKIASYGAVTYPQTKFGSIGIRVEPRLLPVMGGIVLGDDGRKGGVEVVHEGESDFVAYQNMLTGHGQFGVLMSILDQGVRGPWFIRDYGMALYNPTWTGAISTSAGERWKIALRVIAYDDELTPARTEKWVSP, via the coding sequence ATGAAAAACAATTTTGAAGTTAAAATAAATGCCAAAACGCATTTGGTCTTCCAAAGCGAGACAGGACGCTGCTTAGGCGGCGTTGGCGCGAATTTTTACCGACCCTTCGTCTTTCCGTTCTACACACCTGCAGGACATACTGTCGTCCAAGAATTCGCCTTTGATCATCCCTTCCACAACGGTATTTTCGTCGGACAAGGACCCGTACAGGTCGGCGATAGGGAAGCAGGTTTTTGGGCATCACCACCCCGCCGTTCCTTTACAGACAAAGTCTTTGAGAAATTAGGACGGATGGACACGCAGAAAGACATTGACATCACTCCCCATGAGACCGGTGTTCAGTTCGTTCAAAACGTTATCTGGCGGGATGAACACGAAGAACCGTTAATCGACGAAATTCGGACGGTTAATCTTTATGCCCTCAGTGATGCCACAGTCTGTGATATGACGAGTGAAAAAATTGCATCTTACGGCGCGGTTACCTATCCACAGACAAAATTTGGGAGCATCGGCATCCGTGTTGAACCGAGACTCTTGCCTGTTATGGGGGGGATCGTACTCGGAGACGACGGACGCAAAGGCGGTGTTGAAGTCGTTCACGAAGGCGAATCAGATTTCGTTGCCTACCAGAACATGCTAACCGGACACGGGCAGTTCGGGGTCTTAATGAGCATACTCGATCAAGGTGTTCGTGGCCCCTGGTTCATTCGGGATTACGGAATGGCACTCTATAATCCAACGTGGACGGGTGCAATATCTACATCAGCAGGTGAACGTTGGAAAATCGCACTTCGAGTTATCGCTTATGATGACGAACTGACACCAGCAAGAACAGAAAAGTGGGTGTCCCCATGA